One window of Populus nigra chromosome 5, ddPopNigr1.1, whole genome shotgun sequence genomic DNA carries:
- the LOC133693111 gene encoding probable esterase KAI2, whose amino-acid sequence MGVVEEAHNAKILGSGQQVIVLAHGFGTDQSVWKHLVPHLVDEYTVILYDNMGAGTTNPDYFDFSRYSTLEGFAYDLLAILEELHVESCIFVGHSVSGMVGVIASISRPDLFSKIVMLSASPRYLNDVDYYGGFEQEDLDQLFEAMQNNYKAWCSGFAPLAVGGDMDSVAVQEFSRTLFNMRPDIALSVAQTIFHSDMRAILHMVTVPCHILQSMKDLAVPVVASEHLHQNLGGESIVEVMSSDGHLPQLSSPDIVIPVLLKHIRFNIAA is encoded by the exons ATGGGTGTTGTAGAAGAAGCTCATAACGCGAAGATCTTGGGTTCAGGACAGCAAGTGATAGTTTTGGCTCATGGGTTTGGGACAGATCAGTCTGTCTGGAAGCACTTAGTTCCCCACCTTGTTGATGAGTACACTGTTATTTTGTATGATAACATGGGAGCTGGAACTACAAATCCAGATTACTTTGATTTCAGTAGGTACTCTACCCTCGAAGGTTTTGCTTATGATTTACTTGCCATTTTAGAGGAGCTGCATGTTGAGTCTTGTATTTTTGTTGGTCACTCCGTTTCTGGCATGGTTGGTGTTATTGCCTCCATTAGTCGCCCTGATCTCTTCTCTAAAATTGTCATGCTTTCTGCTTCTCCAAG gTACTTGAATGATGTTGATTATTATGGAGGATTCGAGCAGGAAGATTTAGACCAATTATTTGAAGCAATGCAAAACAATTACAAAGCATGGTGTTCTGGTTTTGCCCCACTAGCCGTGGGTGGAGACATGGATTCAGTAGCCGTGCAAGAATTCAGCCGCACGCTCTTCAATATGAGACCAGACATAGCCCTTAGCGTGGCACAGACCATCTTCCACAGTGACATGAGGGCAATCCTACACATGGTCACAGTCCCCTGTCACATCCTGCAGAGCATGAAGGACTTGGCTGTGCCTGTGGTTGCCTCTGAACATTTGCACCAAAATCTTGGTGGTGAGTCCATTGTTGAAGTCATGTCATCTGATGGTCACCTGCCTCAGTTGAGCTCTCCCGACATTGTGATCCCTGTGCTTCTTAAGCACATTCGTTTCAATATAGCTGCGTAA